Genomic segment of Caproiciproducens sp. NJN-50:
CGGGTTTATGGGAATGATCCCTGCGAATTTTTCGCTCCGCACATTCTGGACGAAAATCTGTACGATCCGGTCGACCTGCAGCTTGCCTCAAAAATGCACAAGGCAATCGCAATCATCCAGTTCAAGCTGGAGGGGCAGCTGATTGAAAAGCATCCGGAATACAAAATGGACGATCTTGTCCTGCTGCGCCGCATTGATTTTGAAAAAGGCACCGTAACGGTCAGGGGAAAAGTTTATCCCATGCGGGACAAATTATTTCCCACGGTCGACCCAAAAAATCCTCTGGAGCTGAGCAAGGAGGAAAAAGAGCTGATGAAGGCGATCGCCTATTCCTTCCGCCACAGCGAACGGCTTCAGAAGCATATCCGCTTCCTGTATTCGCACGGCAGCATGTATCTCAGCATCAACTCCAATTTGCTGTATCACGGCTGCATTCCGCTGAAGGAGGACGGCGAATTCGACGAGGTGCATCTCGGCGGCCGGGGCCGGAAAGGCCGCGAGCTTCTGGAATATCTCGACTCCGTGGCGAGGGAGGCGTATTTCGCCCCGGAAAGCACCCCGGAGCGCGAAAAGGCGAGGGACATGATGCTGTATCTTTGGTGCGGCGCCAAATCTCCGCTGTTCGGCAAAGACAGGATAACCACTTTTGAGCGGTATTTCATCGAGGCGCCGGAAACCCATAAGGAGAAAATGAATCCGTATTATCATTATATCGAGCAGCGTGAGCCATGCGAAAAAATCCTGCGGGAATTCGGCATGGATCCGTCGAAATCCCATATCATCAACGGCCATGTTCCGGTCAAACTGAAAGAGGGCGAAAGCCCTGTGAAGGGCCGGGGGCTCCTGTTTATGATCGACGGCGGAATTTCGAAGTCCTATCAGAAGCAGACCGGCATCGGGGGCTATACCTTCATCGCAAATTCCCGCTATCTGGCGCTTGCCGAGCATCAGCCCCTCAAACCGGGCAGCCTGTACGGGGAAGACTCCCCGAAAGTTATGGTTGTTGAAGCAATCAAGCAGCGCGTCACGGTAGCGGACACCGACACGGGAAAAGAGCTGGATTCGCAGATTCAGGAGCTTTCCGCTCTGTTGCAGTCCTACCGCAACGGCGCCATCAAGGAAAAATAGAGCAAAAGAAAAACAGGGACAGCGCTTTTGCTGTCCCTGTTTTGGTCCTACTGTTTTTCCTGCCCGTTCCGGCCAGGCACATCCGGCGCGAGAGGGAGGCGCACGGTAAACGTGCTTCCCTTCCCCACCTGGCTTTCCACTCCGACCTCGCCGCCATACAGCGCCGTAAGATGTTTTACAATGGAAAGGCCAAGGCCCGTGCCGCCTATTTCTCTGGACCGGCTGGCGTCGACCCGGTAAAACCGCTCGAAAAGCCTTGCAAAATGTTCCGGGGCAATGCCGATACCGGTGTCCCTGACACGGATCACCGCCGTTTTTCTCTGCCGCACGCCGATAATGTCCACACGGCCGTCCCGTCGATTATATTTAATCGCGTTCTCAATCAGATTTCCGAGCAGCTGTTCCAGCCTGGTCGGCGAGCAGGACACAACCAGGGACGGGTCCACCTGCATCTGAATGGCTATTCCCGATTTTTCAGCAATCGGTTTCAGCCTCGCAACGCAGTTCTCCGCCGCGCGGGCTACCGCGCATGGCCTGGCCGACGGGTCTTCTTTCGCATTTTCAATCTGTGACAGAACCAGCATATCGTCAATCAGATGCTGGAGCCGTTCCGCTTCGATATCCAGAACATCGTAGAAATAGCGTCTGGTCTTCTCGTCCCGGTCCGTGCTTTTCAGCAGCTCGATGCTTCCGCGGATCGAAGTGAGCGGGGTTTTCAGTTCGTGCGTGACGTTCGCCACGAACTCGCTTCTCAAACGTTCCAGTTTGCGGATTCTGGTCTCATCCGTGATGACGGCCAGCGCGGCGGCATCTTTCTGCCTCGGGATCGCCGCCGTATAGAGCGAATACTGTTTGCCGTTCTCCGCTTCAAGATCCAGCTTTTCCGAGCGGTCTCCTCTCAAAGCGGTTTTCATCCACTCTGCAATCCTGTTGATCAGCAGGCTTCCCTCCAGCTTTTGTCCGGCGGAAAGCGACGGGCTGCCCAGCAGACGGCCGGCGCTTTGATTCAGGAACAGGATCGTGCCGTTCCCGGAAACGGCAAGCACGCCGTCGTTCATCCCCTGCAGCACGCCTTCAAGCTGCTTCTGCTGACTGGTCAGCTGAGCGACCGCATTTTCCGTGCTTTCCGCCATGCGATTAAAAGACAGGGCCAGCTCCCCCACCTCATCGCGGAAATTGCCTTCCACCCGGCAGGAATAGTCTCCCCCGGATATCTGTCTCGCCGCAGACGACAGCTTCTGAAGCGGCTCCGTTACGCGGTAAACCACGTAGCCCGTAAGCGCGCAGACGACCGCGATGCCGAACAGCATGCTGAGAAGCGCCGTCGTCCACAGGCGCCTCAGCGCGGCGTCAAGCTCCGCCGTCGGCAGCGCCGCGCGCAGATAGAAATCCCCCGGAAGATAAACCGCCTCATAGTAATACCTCTGCTGGACGCTCGCGCTCATCCGGGTATCGTATCCTTTTCCGCTGCGCAGCGCCTGCTGGATCTCCGGCCGGGTCAGATGATTTTGGTTAATCTCTTCCTTCGCGCTGTCACCAATCACTTTTCCGGACGGATCGACAATACTGATCCGTATTTGCTGCCCTGACCGGGAAAGCTGCTTTCCAACATCCTCCGCGACAGATTTTGGGTCCTGTAAAATGGCTTCCCTGCGGGTTTGAAGAATTGCAAGGGCGGTGTCCAGCCGGTTGGTGAACTCCGTGCGATACTGCTCCTGCATTTTCACCCCCGCAATGGCAAATGCTACCGTAAACCCAATAATGACGATGACCGCGTTGACGGCAATCAATCTTTTTTTCAAAGTGCGGCCTCCCCTTTGTCATTCTTCGGAAAAGCGGTATCCGACTCCCCGGACGGTCTGAATACAGACCGGCGCGTCCGGGTCCTCCTCGATTTTCTGGCGAAGATAGCGCACATGAACGTCGACCGTT
This window contains:
- a CDS encoding fructose-1,6-bisphosphatase, which gives rise to MTDEHYLKLLAKKYPNAEAAASEIINLRAIMSLPKGTEYFFSDLHGEHESFLFQLKSASGVVRKKVDELFEQSISEEERTALAKLIYYPEPELARAARRESGFDDWCRITIYRLVEVCKEAGSKYTRSKVRKKLPENFAYIIDELLHADGGKNKPHYYSEIIKSIVQTGMSVEFITALCHLIQKLLIDRLHIIGDIYDRGPRPDSIMDALSDFHDIDIQWGNHDISWMGAASGNKALMANVIRIGIRYNTFDLLEDGYGINLRPLSAFAERVYGNDPCEFFAPHILDENLYDPVDLQLASKMHKAIAIIQFKLEGQLIEKHPEYKMDDLVLLRRIDFEKGTVTVRGKVYPMRDKLFPTVDPKNPLELSKEEKELMKAIAYSFRHSERLQKHIRFLYSHGSMYLSINSNLLYHGCIPLKEDGEFDEVHLGGRGRKGRELLEYLDSVAREAYFAPESTPEREKARDMMLYLWCGAKSPLFGKDRITTFERYFIEAPETHKEKMNPYYHYIEQREPCEKILREFGMDPSKSHIINGHVPVKLKEGESPVKGRGLLFMIDGGISKSYQKQTGIGGYTFIANSRYLALAEHQPLKPGSLYGEDSPKVMVVEAIKQRVTVADTDTGKELDSQIQELSALLQSYRNGAIKEK
- a CDS encoding HAMP domain-containing sensor histidine kinase, translated to MKKRLIAVNAVIVIIGFTVAFAIAGVKMQEQYRTEFTNRLDTALAILQTRREAILQDPKSVAEDVGKQLSRSGQQIRISIVDPSGKVIGDSAKEEINQNHLTRPEIQQALRSGKGYDTRMSASVQQRYYYEAVYLPGDFYLRAALPTAELDAALRRLWTTALLSMLFGIAVVCALTGYVVYRVTEPLQKLSSAARQISGGDYSCRVEGNFRDEVGELALSFNRMAESTENAVAQLTSQQKQLEGVLQGMNDGVLAVSGNGTILFLNQSAGRLLGSPSLSAGQKLEGSLLINRIAEWMKTALRGDRSEKLDLEAENGKQYSLYTAAIPRQKDAAALAVITDETRIRKLERLRSEFVANVTHELKTPLTSIRGSIELLKSTDRDEKTRRYFYDVLDIEAERLQHLIDDMLVLSQIENAKEDPSARPCAVARAAENCVARLKPIAEKSGIAIQMQVDPSLVVSCSPTRLEQLLGNLIENAIKYNRRDGRVDIIGVRQRKTAVIRVRDTGIGIAPEHFARLFERFYRVDASRSREIGGTGLGLSIVKHLTALYGGEVGVESQVGKGSTFTVRLPLAPDVPGRNGQEKQ